The Nocardia bhagyanarayanae region AGATGTCGTGCTGGTCCTGGTTGAACGCGGCGTTGCCGATGCGGACCGGCTGGGCGCCGTCGTAGCCCTTCAGATACTCCAGTTCGCTCTCGACGATGTCGCGTTCGCCGCCGATGCCGTAAAGCACTTGGAGCTCGACGGGTTCGCCGTGCGCACCGGTGGTCGCGTCGTTGAGGAAGCAGAAGAAGTCGTCGGCCTCGCGGTCGAGTCCGAGTGTGTACAGGCCCCACAGCGCGAAGCTGGAGTCGCGCACCCAGCTGTAGCGGTAGTCCCAATTGCGTTCCCCGCCCGGGGTTTCCGGAAGTGACGTGGTTGCCGCGGCCATCAGCGCTCCGGTCGGCGCGTAGGTCAGGCCCTTGAGTGTCAACGCGCTGCGCTGTAAGTAGTTGCGCCACGGGTGATCCGGGAAATTGCCGAGGGTGATCCACTGCCGCCAGCATTCGATGGTGGCCCACATCTTCTGCGCCGCCTCCTCGAACGTCCGCGGGGCGGGCAGATCCGACCAGGTGAGCGCGACGAAGATCTGATCGCCTTCCTTCATCCTGGTACGCGCGCGAGCTTCGCGCCCCTCCAGGCCGAGGCGCAGATCGGTGGTGAGCACCAGGCTCGGGCCGCCGCTGGGATCGATGGTGCGCACCGCGGTGGCCTCTTCGTAGACCTTGCCGGTGTATTCCCAGCGGGCGGTGTCACGGTGGTAATCGAAGGAAGGCTGGCAGCTCATCTCCAGCTCGGCGGTGCCGTTCACGCACTTCACCGTGCGCAGCAACACGTGCTCGGCGTCCCAGTCCATCGGCGTGCGGCGGTAGGTCTTGCTGCGCTGATCGTTGTTGTGCCACGGGCCGAGTACCAGCGCGTCGCGCACGATGAGCCAGCCGGTCTCGGTCTGCCAAGTGGTCTCCAGGATCATGCCGCCGGGCAGGTAGCGACGCGCCGCCGGCACGTTGACGCCGTACGGGCCGATCCGGAAGTGCCCGGCGCTGCGATCGAGCATCGCGCCGAAAATGCTGGGGGAGTCGGGGCGCGGTACGCACATCCACTCGACCGCGCCGTTGCTCGCGACCAGGCAATTGGTCTCGCAGTCGGAGAGGAAGGCGTAGTCGTCGATGGGCGGATGAGCGCCGCGGTGCCTGCTCGGAGACAGCGCACTCAGCACTGGCAGGTCGTCGGGCTTGTCGATGCTCAGATCATCCGTTGACGCCATACCCCATGATGTGTGCCACGCGCGCCCGCCGTCCACCGAATGCGCCGGTCGGTTGCTCGGCTCGGGCCAGTAGGCTGGTATTCGTGCATCGCGTTGCAGGTTGGTGGGACGGTTTCGAGCTGTGGGTCGCGGGATTGCCGTTCATCCCGCAGTTCCTCGTGGTCCTCGTCGGCATGGTCCCGGTGAGCTTCGCCATCGCGTACCTGCTCGATCGCGCGCTGCGCGCCACGCTTCAGCTGCTCGGGCGCGACAGCCAGGTCGCCGAACTCGCCGACGCCGCGGTGCTCGCCGAACCCGCCCCGATTCTGGTCGAGGAGCCGATCACCGACCGCAGGCCCGTGCAGAGCGGAGCGCGTTGATGCCGCGCTCCCGGGTCCAGCTGGCCCTGCTCGCCCTGCTCGTGCTCGTCGTCATCGCCTGGTTCTTCACCCGCTGACACTCTCCACGCCGCGCAGGTCGCCTTGGACCCGCGCGGCGTGCCAGGGCGACGGGATCTCCGTTCAGTTGGATGATCCGTCGCCGTTGCGCCAGTCGTCCAGCCGCTTGCCGATCTTGGACACGGTCTCGCCGACCTCTTGGCCGACCGTGCCGACCGCCGCGCCCACATCGCGACCGAGGTTGCGCACCGTGCGGACGAGCGCGTCCTCGGACTGGTCGAAGTTCTGCCGGTAGGCCCGCGCCGCGTCCTTGATCTCCGCGCTGATGCTGGCGTTCTTGTCGTGCTCGCGGCGCGGGTAGTCGCCGGCGAGCACGCGGTTGTACTCGCCGCTCTGGATCCAGCGGCGCAGTTCGGCGGCGCGCAGCACCGAGAACGGATGCGACTGGAGTTCCAGGTTCAACAGCTTGAGCACCCCGTCGCGCAGATCGCCGGAACGCTCGTAGTCGTCCGCCTGGGCCAGGAACGCGCCGTGATTCATCTCCCGCACCCACGCGCCACCCGCGGTCTTCATGTGCACCCGCACCGACGCCTCGACGTCCTGACCGCACAGCAGTCCCGCCCGATCGCCGGACAACTCCGACTTCCGGCTCCACTCCATCAGCGCGGCAACGATGGCGCGCAGCGCCCAGCCGCCGCCCGGCATCCAGCCGACGCTCGCGCTCAGGCGCAGCAGGTGCATGAGCATGGTGCGGTACACCGCGTGCCCGGACAGCGCGTGCCCGAGTTCGTGGCCGACCACGAAGCGCAGCTCCTCGGTGTCCATCAGGTCGATCAGCGCGGTGGTCAACACGATGAACGGGCGGTCCATGCCGATGGTGAAGGCGTTCACGTGCGGGCTCTGCAGCACGAACATCTCCGGCGTGGTGCGCGCGTCCAGGATCTCCACGCAGTCGGCGCGCAAGTCGTGCAGCGTGCGGAACTGGCGCTCGTCGACCCGCACCGCGGTGGCCAGGTAGAGCAGCCGGTGCTGGCGTTCTCGGAGCAAACCGGACAGGGCCCGTAGGACGGTGTCGAATCCCGCCAGCGAGCGCAGCGCCACCAGCGCGGTGCGGTCGGCGGGATGCTCCCACGCGCGCGTGCTGATGCCGGGCAAACGGGTGCGGACCCGATCCGGACTGATCGTCATGGGATGAAACCCCCCTCTGTTCAGGAACTCTTCGATTCGAACTCGTGCGCCGAGCTCTGCTACAGTCTGCCCGTGTCTTCGAGTGCCGTCCCGCAGGTCCGCCATGAATTGGCGTTGATCGCTGTCGGCAATCTCGCGGTCGCGGACATTCTCTGTCGTTGATCGGTGACCGGGCACGTCTGCGCGTCCCTGCCCCGTAGACTGGCGTGCAATTTTTTCGCAGACGTCCCCGACCCCTCAGTCGGCCGTTCCGGCCGGTAGCCGCGCCACTGCCGCATTCATCGGCGGCAGGTCTACCCGATCGACACGAAATCTCAGCCCCCACGGTTCCTCGCGGCCGTGTGGTGGTCCGCAGGAAAGGTCCCACTCCGATGTCTCGCAACACTTGGCTCGCCCCGCGCCGACGCTATGCCGCCGCCGCGCTAACAGCGGTAGCGGCGGTCGTGCTCACCGCCTGCGGCGGCGGAGCCAGCGATACCGCGGGCGGAGGTGGGGCCGACGGCAGCGGCGGCACCCTGAACTTGTACGCCTACGCCGTCCCGAAGCCCGGATTCGACAAGGTCGTTCCCGAGTTCAACAAGACCGAGGCGGGCAAGGGCGTGCAGATCCAGCCGTCCTACGGCGCCTCGGGCGACCAGTCCCGCAAGGTCAAGGACGGCGCCGAGGCCGACGTCGTGAACTTCTCGGTGGAGCCCGACATCACCCGTCTCGTCGACGCGGGCTTGGTCGACGCCAGCTGGAATGCCGACGCCAACAAGGGAATTCCGTTCGGCTCCGTGGTCGCGATCGTGGTGCGCCCCGGTAATCCGAAGGGCATCAAGGACTGGGACGACCTGCTGAAGCCGGGCGTCGAGGTGGTCACCCCCAACCCGTTCAGCTCCGGCTCGGCCAAGTGGAACCTGCTCGCGCCGTACGCGGCCAAGTCCGACGGCGGCAAGAACCCGCAGGCCGGTCTCGACTACCTGAGCCAGCTGGTTTCCAAGGAGCACATCAAGGTGCAGCCGAAGTCGGGCCGGGAAGCCACCGAGACCTTCCTTCAGGGCACCGGTGACGTGCTGCTGAGCTACGAGAACGAGGCGCTGTTCTCCGAGCGCAAGGGCGACCCGATCGAGCACGTCATCCCGCCGACCACGTTCAAGATCGAGAACCCGGTCGCGGTGCTGAAGAACAGCAAGAACCCGGAGAAGGCCGTCGCTTTCCGCGACTTCCTGTTCACCCCGGCCGCGCAGAAGGCATGGGCCGAGGCCGGTTTCCGCCCGGTCGACCCGCAGGTCGCCAGCGACTTCGCCAAGGACTTCCCGACCCCGCAGAAGTTGTGGACGATCGACGACCTCGGCGGCTGGAAGACCGTGGACAAGGAACTGTTCGCCCCCAACTCCGGCAAAGTCGCGGTCATCTACGACAACGCCACCAAGTAGCCGGGTGACCCAGCGCACACGGGATACTGGACGATTGTGACTGACAGCAGTACCGCCGAGACCGGGGCCGCCCCCGGTCTCGGCGTAACCAAGAAACCGGCACGTCCCGGGCGCTCGCCGTCGTCGTGGCTGCGGGTGAGCGGGTCGGTCGGGCCGCTCGGCATCGCGACCACGGTGCTGTGGCTCAGCATCATCGTGCTCCTGCCGCTCGCCGCGCTGACCGTGACCTCCTTCGAGGAGGGCTGGTCCGGCTTCTGGGACGCGATCACCGCGCCCGCCGCGCTCGACTCGCTACGCATCACCGTCTTCGTCTCGGTGATCGTCGCGCTGATCAACGTGGTGATGGGCACCCTGATCGCCTGGGTTCTGGTGCGCGACGACTTCCCAGGCAAGGGCATCGTCAACGCGCTGATCGACCTGCCGTTCGCGCTGCCGACCATCGTCGCCAGCATCGTGCTGCTGTCGCTGTACGGTCCGCAGAGCCCGATCGACATCCACCTCAACGCGACACAGCCCGGCCTGGTTGTCGCGCTGGCGTTCGTCACACTGCCGTTCGTGGTGCGCTCGGTGCAGCCGGTGCTGATGGAGGCCGACCGCGAGGTCGAGCAAGCCGCGCTGTCGCTCGGCGCGGACAACTGGACGACGTTTCGCCGGATCGTCCTGCCGACGCTGACGCCCGCGATCATCAGCGGCGGCGGTCTCGCCTTCGCCCGCGCGATCGGCGAGTACGGCTCGGTGGTCCTGATCGGCGGCGCCATCCCGCGTAAGACCGAGATGGCCTCGCAGTACATCCAGAAGCAGATCGAGATCGACCGGCCGGTGAACGCGGCGGCCGTGTCGGTGGCGCTGCTGGCGATCTCGTTCGTGACGTTGCTCGTGCTGCGTCTGCTCGCGGACCGCAGCGCGCGTAAGGAGCAGGCGAGCTGATGAAACCGTCCGCGCTCACCCGCATTTCGCTTCGGACGGTGGCACTGGGCTACCTGTTCGTCCTGCTGCTGCTTCCGCTGATCATCATTCTGTGGCGCACCTTCGAGAACGGCATCGGCGCGTTCATCGAGTCGATCACCACCCCCGCGGCCCAATCGGCGTTCCAGCTGTCGCTGCTCATCGTGGCGATCGTGGTGCCGGTGAACGTCGTCTTCGGTGTGGTCACCGCCATCGCGCTGGTGCGTGGCCGATTCCCCGGTCGCAATCTGGTGCAGGGCATCGTCGACCTGCCGTTCGCGGTCTCGCCGGTCGTGGTCGGTGTCGCGCTGATCCTGTTCTGGGGCGCGGGCGGCTGGCTCGGCGGTATCGAGAACCTCGGCCTGAAGGTGATCTTCAACCTGCCCGGCATGGTGATCGCCACCATCTTCGTGACGCTGCCGTTCGTGGTGCGCGAGGTGGAGCCGGTGCTGCA contains the following coding sequences:
- a CDS encoding glycoside hydrolase family 15 protein gives rise to the protein MASTDDLSIDKPDDLPVLSALSPSRHRGAHPPIDDYAFLSDCETNCLVASNGAVEWMCVPRPDSPSIFGAMLDRSAGHFRIGPYGVNVPAARRYLPGGMILETTWQTETGWLIVRDALVLGPWHNNDQRSKTYRRTPMDWDAEHVLLRTVKCVNGTAELEMSCQPSFDYHRDTARWEYTGKVYEEATAVRTIDPSGGPSLVLTTDLRLGLEGREARARTRMKEGDQIFVALTWSDLPAPRTFEEAAQKMWATIECWRQWITLGNFPDHPWRNYLQRSALTLKGLTYAPTGALMAAATTSLPETPGGERNWDYRYSWVRDSSFALWGLYTLGLDREADDFFCFLNDATTGAHGEPVELQVLYGIGGERDIVESELEYLKGYDGAQPVRIGNAAFNQDQHDIWGTMLDTVYLYVKSRQQVPETLWPLLERQVNAAIKHWREPDRGIWEVRGETQHFTSSKVMCWVALDRGAKLAEMHGQFQRATEWYAIAEEIRDDVLANGVTSEGVFTQTYGGNTLDASLLLVVLTRFLPPDDHRVRATVLAIADRLTDNGLVLRYRTETTDDGLSGEEGTFTICSFWLVSALVEIGELQRARHLCERLLGFASPLRLYAEEIDPRSGRHLGNYPQAFTHLALINAVTHVIRAEERREAGQFQPAHSPPIGPV
- a CDS encoding M48 family metallopeptidase; the encoded protein is MTISPDRVRTRLPGISTRAWEHPADRTALVALRSLAGFDTVLRALSGLLRERQHRLLYLATAVRVDERQFRTLHDLRADCVEILDARTTPEMFVLQSPHVNAFTIGMDRPFIVLTTALIDLMDTEELRFVVGHELGHALSGHAVYRTMLMHLLRLSASVGWMPGGGWALRAIVAALMEWSRKSELSGDRAGLLCGQDVEASVRVHMKTAGGAWVREMNHGAFLAQADDYERSGDLRDGVLKLLNLELQSHPFSVLRAAELRRWIQSGEYNRVLAGDYPRREHDKNASISAEIKDAARAYRQNFDQSEDALVRTVRNLGRDVGAAVGTVGQEVGETVSKIGKRLDDWRNGDGSSN
- a CDS encoding Ms4533A family Cys-rich leader peptide, translated to MSSSAVPQVRHELALIAVGNLAVADILCR
- a CDS encoding sulfate ABC transporter substrate-binding protein — its product is MSRNTWLAPRRRYAAAALTAVAAVVLTACGGGASDTAGGGGADGSGGTLNLYAYAVPKPGFDKVVPEFNKTEAGKGVQIQPSYGASGDQSRKVKDGAEADVVNFSVEPDITRLVDAGLVDASWNADANKGIPFGSVVAIVVRPGNPKGIKDWDDLLKPGVEVVTPNPFSSGSAKWNLLAPYAAKSDGGKNPQAGLDYLSQLVSKEHIKVQPKSGREATETFLQGTGDVLLSYENEALFSERKGDPIEHVIPPTTFKIENPVAVLKNSKNPEKAVAFRDFLFTPAAQKAWAEAGFRPVDPQVASDFAKDFPTPQKLWTIDDLGGWKTVDKELFAPNSGKVAVIYDNATK
- the cysT gene encoding sulfate ABC transporter permease subunit CysT, with translation MTDSSTAETGAAPGLGVTKKPARPGRSPSSWLRVSGSVGPLGIATTVLWLSIIVLLPLAALTVTSFEEGWSGFWDAITAPAALDSLRITVFVSVIVALINVVMGTLIAWVLVRDDFPGKGIVNALIDLPFALPTIVASIVLLSLYGPQSPIDIHLNATQPGLVVALAFVTLPFVVRSVQPVLMEADREVEQAALSLGADNWTTFRRIVLPTLTPAIISGGGLAFARAIGEYGSVVLIGGAIPRKTEMASQYIQKQIEIDRPVNAAAVSVALLAISFVTLLVLRLLADRSARKEQAS
- the cysW gene encoding sulfate ABC transporter permease subunit CysW, with product MKPSALTRISLRTVALGYLFVLLLLPLIIILWRTFENGIGAFIESITTPAAQSAFQLSLLIVAIVVPVNVVFGVVTAIALVRGRFPGRNLVQGIVDLPFAVSPVVVGVALILFWGAGGWLGGIENLGLKVIFNLPGMVIATIFVTLPFVVREVEPVLHEIGDDQEQAAATLGASRWQTFWRITLPAIRWGLTYGVVLTVARALGEFGAVIMVSSALPGQSLTLTLLVHGRYINDHNSFGAYCAATLLMGMALVVLLLMTLLERKRGAK